From the genome of Saccharomyces eubayanus strain FM1318 chromosome X, whole genome shotgun sequence, one region includes:
- the CYR1 gene encoding adenylate cyclase has protein sequence MSSNHATSPETSGSHEQQDLQNLPSETYDVKAHDDSPKFKKHYEQNNGNKSRRNSAYSYYSPRSLSMTKSKESIAPNSVDDANTSNTGHSRPAEPRMKRGPHLLKKTLSSLSINSNHDDSKNHDYALNSSKTHNYLSSYSHHEPHHDHHHMQFLPNRKQSFAESLFKRFAGSSSHDNNKAGKDNRVASLSLSTATPAPANRKPSKDSTLSSHLADNVPNTLRRKMSSLVRGSSVHDVNNISADKQIKPKIAPPPESTLHSSDVPNSKRSHRKSFLLGSTSSSSSRRGSNVSSITNSDNASMATSGSHAIHHNIPNISPTTKSKESVDSESADRSNNKVALKPNDNIPEIPSIEDESEAVVPTMEKPIAYKPSLFRLDTNLEDVTDITKTIPPTAANSTINSTYGTETASPKTVAMPEGPRKSVSMADLARAAAVPNPNFTSTSNDRSQWVAPQSWDVETKRKKSKPKGRSKSRRTSIDADPLDPMSPAPLSKKDSRYHKSRHHHHHQDLKDNASSITADASNSSFVDILKENISNDGKNSVDPKSVNRLRSNLTMSPPSIRDAPSNLDGDYDTSSTSSSLPSSSISSEDSSSCSDSSSYTNAYMEANQDEDNKTPTLNKAKSYTKKFTSSSVNMNSSDGTQNGSGLLLQDEKDDEVECQLEHYYKDFSDLDPKRHYAIRIFNTDDTFTTLSCTPATTVEEIIPALKRKFNITAQGNFQISLKVGKLSKILRPTSKPILIERKLLLLNGYRKSDPLHIMGIEDLSFVFKFLFHPVTPSHFTPEQEQRIMRSEFVHVDLRNMDLTTPPIIFYQHTSEIESLDVSNNANIFLPLEFIESSIKLLSLRMVNIRASKFPSNITEAYKLVSLELQRNFIRKVPNSIMKLGNLTILNLQCNELESLPAGFVELKNLQLLDLSSNKFMHYPEVINHCTNLLQVDLSYNKIQSLPKSTKQLVKLAKMNLSHNKVNYIGNLSEMTNLRTLNLRYNRISSIKTNASNLQNLFLTDNRISNFEDTLPKLRTLEIQENPITSISFKDFYPTNMTSLTLNKAQLSSIPGELLTKLSFLEKLELNQNNLTRIPEEISKLTKLVFLSVARNKLEYIPPELSQLKSLRSLDLHSNNIRDFVDGMENLELTSLNISSNAFGNSSLENSFYHNMSYGSKLSKSLMFFVAADNQFDDAMWPLFNCFVNLKVLNLAYNNFSDVSHMKLESITELYLSGNKLTTLSGDTVLKWSCLKTLMLNSNQMLSLPAELSKLSQLSVFDVGANQLKYNISNYHYDWNWRDNKELKYLNFSGNRRFEIKSFASHDINADLSDLTVLPQLKVLGLMDVTLNTTKVPDENVNFRLRTTASIINGMRYGVADTLGQRDYVSSRDVTFERFRGNDDECLLCLHDSKNQNADYGHNISRIVRDIYDKILIRQLERYGDDTDDNIRTALRFSFLQLNKEINGMLNSVDNGADVANLSYADLLSGACSTVIYIRGKRLFAANLGDCMAVLSKNNGDYQTLTKQHLPTKREEYERIRISGGYVNNAKLDGVVDVSRAVGFFDLLPHIHASPDISVVTLTKADEMLIVATHKLWEYMDVDTVCDIARENSTDPLRAAAELKDHAMAYGCTENITILCLALYENVQQQNRFTLNKSSLMTRRNTFEDTTLRRLQPEISPPTGNLAMVFTDIKSSTFLWELFPNAMRTAIKTHNDIMRRQLRIYGGYEVKTEGDAFMVAFPTPTSGLTWCLSVQLKLLDAQWPEEITSVQDGCQVTDRNGNIIYQGLSVRMGIHWGCPVPELDLVTQRMDYLGPMVNKAARVQGVADGGQIAMSSDFYSEFNKIMKYHERVVKGKESLKEVYGEEIVGEILEREIAMLESIGWEFFDFGEHKLKGLETKELVTIAYPKILTSRHEFASEDEQSKLINESMLFRLRVVSNKLESVISALSGGFIELDSRTEGSYIKFNPKVENGIMQSISEKDALLFFDHVITRIESSVALLHLRQQRSSGLEICRNDKSFGQSNIFSIVDELLEIVKVVRDLSA, from the coding sequence ATGTCATCAAATCATGCTACTAGTCCAGAAACCTCTGGCTCTCATGAACAACAAGATTTACAGAATTTACCCTCGGAAACATATGATGTGAAAGCACACGATGACTCACCCAAGTTCAAGAAGCATTACGAACAAAATAATGGGAACAAGTCAAGAAGGAATAGTGCATATAGTTATTATAGCCCTCGTTCGCTTTCCATGActaaaagcaaagaaagcATTGCTCCGAATAGCGTAGACGACGCAAATACTTCAAACACAGGACATTCAAGGCCTGCAGAGCCAAGAATGAAAAGGGGCCCACATCTgctgaagaaaacattaaGTAGTCTTTCGATCAATAGCAACCATGATGATTCTAAAAACCACGATTACGCTTTGAACTCTTCCAAAACCCATAACTACCTATCCTCTTACAGCCATCATGAGCCACATCATGACCACCATCATATGCAGTTTTTGCCCAATAGGAAGCAGTCGTTTGCTGAAAGCTTGTTCAAGAGATTTGCAGGATCGAGTAGCCACGACAATAATAAGGCAGGTAAGGATAATAGAGTTGCTAGCTTATCCCTGTCAACAGCCACTCCCGCGCCCGCAAATAGAAAGCCATCGAAGGACTCCACACTATCTTCCCACTTGGCAGATAATGTGCCGAATActttaagaagaaaaatgtcCTCTTTAGTTCGTGGATCTTCTGTTCACGATGTAAATAATATAAGTGCGGACAAACAaatcaaaccaaaaattgCTCCACCACCAGAGAGTACGTTGCATTCGTCGGATGTTCCTAATAGCAAACGTTCACAcagaaaaagttttttacTAGGATCTACATCCTCTTCAAGCAGTAGAAGAGGTTCTAATGTGAGCTCAATTACAAACAGTGACAATGCAAGTATGGCGACTTCAGGGAGCCATGCTATCCATCATAATATACCTAATATATCGCCGACTActaaaagtaaagaaagCGTTGATAGCGAATCTGCTGATCGCTCTAATAACAAAGTCGCATTAAAGCCCAATGATAACATTCCAGAAATCCCTAgtattgaagatgaaagcGAAGCTGTAGTACCGACGATGGAAAAGCCTATTGCATATAAGCCATCCCTTTTCAGGTTGGATACGAACCTTGAAGATGTGACTGATATAACAAAGACTATTCCGCCTACGGCTGCCAACTCTACAATAAATTCTACGTATGGTACTGAAACAGCCTCGCCTAAGACGGTAGCTATGCCAGAAGGTCCAAGAAAATCTGTTTCGATGGCTGATCTTGCTAGAGCTGCAGCTGTTCCTAACCCTAATTTTACCTCAACTTCAAATGATAGGTCACAATGGGTAGCACCACAGAGTTGGGATGTAGAAActaaaaggaaaaaatcaaagccCAAAGGAAGGTCTAAATCACGAAGAACAAGTATAGATGCCGACCCGCTTGATCCAATGTCACCGGCACCGCTATCCAAAAAAGACTCTCGTTACCACAAAAGTCGccatcaccatcaccatcaGGACCTGAAAGATAATGCGTCGTCAATTACAGCGGACGCTAGTAATTCAAGCTTTGTTGATatattaaaagaaaatatttcaaacGACGGAAAGAACTCAGTTGACCCGAAGTCTGTGAACCGTCTAAGAAGTAACTTGACTATGAGCCCCCCGAGTATACGAGATGCTCCATCAAATTTAGACGGGGACTACGACACTTCATCCACTTCCTCATCCTTGCCGTCTTCATCGATTAGCTCAGAGGATTCTTCCTCATGTAGTGATTCGTCTTCATATACCAATGCGTATATGGAAGCTAACcaagatgaagataacAAAACACCGACTTTGAATAAAGCGAAATCGTATactaaaaaatttacatCATCCTCAGTAAATATGAATTCGTCAGATGGCACTCAGAATGGTTCAGGATTATTATTACAGGATGAGAAAGATGATGAGGTCGAGTGTCAACTGGAACATTACTATAAAGACTTCAGTGATCTAGATCCCAAAAGGCATTATGCAATTCGTATTTTCAACACTGACGACACCTTCACTACTCTATCCTGCACTCCAGCAACTACCGTTGAAGAGATAATCCCTgcactgaaaagaaaattcaacATCACCGCACAAGGGAACTTTCAAATTTCCTTGAAAGTGGGGAAATTATCCAAGATTTTAAGACCGACATCCAAGCCTATTTTaattgaaagaaagctTTTACTTTTAAACGGCTATCGAAAGTCAGATCCGCTTCATATTATGGGTATTGAAGATCtaagttttgttttcaaatttctttttcatccCGTAACGCCTTCTCACTTTACACCAGAACAAGAGCAAAGAATAATGAGAAGTGAATTCGTTCACGTGGACTTGAGAAACATGGATCTAACTACACCTCCTATAATTTTTTACCAACATACGTCAGAAATAGAAAGTTTGGATGTGTCAAATAATGCAAACATTTTCTTACCGTTGGAATTTATAGAAAGTTCAATAAAGTTACTCAGTTTAAGAATGGTTAACATCAGGGCCTCCAAATTTCCTTCCAATATTACAGAGGCATACAAACTAGTATCATTAGAATTACAGAGGAATTTCATAAGAAAAGTCCCAAATTCAATTATGAAGTTGGGTAACCTAACAATACTAAATCTTCAATGTAATGAACTTGAAAGTCTACCCGCCGGATTTGTTGAATTAAAGAATCTTCAACTGTTGGATCTGTCTTCAAATAAGTTCATGCACTACCCAGAAGTTATCAACCATTGTACCAACCTTTTACAAGTAGATCTATCATATAATAAAATTCAGAGCTTACCGAAGTCCACAAAGCAGCTAGTAAAGCTTGCAAAAATGAACCTCTCTCACAATAAAGTGAACTATATAGGTAACTTATCGGAAATGACCAACTTAAGAACTTTGAACCTAAGGTATAACAGAATATCATCAATTAAAACCAACGCATCTAATTTGCAAAACCTCTTTTTGACAGATAATAGAATATCTAATTTTGAGGACACTTTGCCTAAGTTAAGAACCCTTGAAATCCAAGAAAACCCAATTACTTCCATATcttttaaagatttttatCCTACGAATATGACAAGTTTGACGTTAAACAAAGCGCAGTTGTCTAGTATTCCTGGAGAACTACTCACCAAATTATCGTTCCTCGAAAAACTAGAGTTGAATCAGAATAATTTAACCAGAATACCAGAGGAAATTTCAAAGTTGACCAaattggtttttctttccgTAGCGAGAAACAAATTAGAGTATATTCCACCGGAGTTGTCGCAGCTTAAGAGTTTAAGGTCATTAGACCTACATTCTAACAACATAAGAGACTTTGTTGATGGTATGGAAAATCTTGAGCTAACATCTCTAAATATTTCATCGAACGCATTCGGTAATTCAAGCTTGGAAAACTCCTTTTATCATAATATGTCATATGGTTCGAAACTGTCAAAGAGCTTGATGTTTTTTGTGGCCGCAGATAATCAATTTGACGACGCTATGTGGCCGCTCTTTAACTGCTTTGTCAATCTAAAAGTGCTAAATCTCGCTTATAACAATTTTTCTGATGTATCGCACATGAAGCTTGAGAGTATTACTGAATTGTACCTCTCTGGTAACAAGCTTACAACATTATCAGGTGATACAGTTTTGAAATGGAGTTGTCTGAAAACTTTGATGTTGAATAGTAACCAAATGTTATCTTTACCTGCCGAATTATCAAAACTGTCTCAGCTAAGCGTATTTGACGTTGGAGCTAATCAATTAAAGTATAACATATCGAACTATCACTATGATTGGAATTGGAGGGAcaataaagaattaaagtatttgaatttttcaggaaATCGTAGGTTTGAAATAAAGTCCTTTGCAAGTCACGATATTAACGCTGATTTGTCAGATCTAACTGTACTACCTCAATTAAAGGTGTTGGGGTTAATGGACGTAACTTTAAATACTACCAAAGTTCCGGATGAAAATGTCAATTTTCGTTTAAGAACTACTGCATCGATTATTAACGGAATGCGCTATGGTGTTGCAGATACACTGGGTCAAAGAGACTATGTATCATCTCGTGATGTtacttttgaaagatttcGTGGAAATGACGACGAGTGCTTACTGTGTCTTCATGACagcaaaaatcaaaatgcCGATTATGGCCATAATATCTCGAGAATCGTCAGAGATATTTATGATAAAATATTAATTAGACAACTGGAAAGATACGGAGACGACACGGACGACAATATAAGAACTGCTCTTCGTTTTAGTTTTTTGCAATTAAATAAGGAGATCAACGGGATGCTAAATTCTGTCGATAATGGCGCTGATGTCGCTAACCTATCATACGCGGATCTACTAAGTGGTGCTTGTTCTACTGTGATATACATCAGAGGAAAAAGACTTTTTGCGGCAAACCTGGGTGATTGTATGGCGGTCTTATCCAAGAATAATGGTGATTACCAAACGTTGACTAAACAACATCTCCCAACAAAGAGAGAAGAGTACGAAAGAATTCGGATATCTGGCGGGTATGTAAACAATGCTAAATTGGATGGCGTTGTAGACGTATCTCGAGCTGTCGGgttttttgatttgctTCCTCACATTCATGCCTCTCCTGACATTTCTGTCGTAACTCTGACAAAGGCAGACGAAATGCTAATCGTAGCAACACATAAGTTATGGGAATACATGGATGTAGATACGGTCTGTGATATTGCTCGTGAGAATAGTACCGATCCACTTCGCGCAGCAGCAGAATTGAAGGACCATGCTATGGCTTATGGTTGCACTGAAAACATTACTATTTTATGTCTTGCTCTTTATGAAAACGTCCAGCAACAGAATAGATTTACCCTGAATAAAAGCTCTTTAatgacaagaagaaacacATTCGAAGATACCACATTAAGAAGGCTACAACCTGAAATTTCTCCACCAACAGGTAACCTAGCGATGGTATTCACCGATATAAAGAGTTCAACGTTTTTGTGGGAGCTATTTCCGAACGCAATGAGGACCGCTATAAAAACTCACAACGATATTATGCGTCGTCAACTACGGATTTACGGAGGTTACGAAGTAAAAACAGAGGGTGATGCCTTTATGGTAGCGTTTCCAACACCAACTAGTGGCCTAACATGGTGCTTAAGTGTCCAATTGAAACTTTTGGATGCACAGTGGCCAGAAGAGATTACCTCTGTTCAAGACGGTTGCCAGGTTACAGATAGAAACGGCAACATTATTTATCAAGGTTTATCAGTTAGAATGGGTATTCATTGGGGTTGTCCCGTTCCAGAGCTTGATTTAGTGACTCAAAGAATGGACTATTTAGGACCAATGGTAAATAAGGCAGCGAGAGTCCAGGGTGTTGCTGACGGGGGCCAGATAGCAATGAGTAGTGATTTCTATTCCGAATTCAATAAGATAATGAAGTATCATGAGCGTGTAGTAAAGGGCAAGGAGTCGTTAAAAGAAGTATATGGTGAAGAAATTGTCGGGGAAATCCTGGAAAGGGAAATTGCAATGCTAGAAAGCATCGGCTGGGAGTTTTTCGATTTTGGTGAACACAAACTAAAGGGGCTAGAAACCAAAGAACTTGTTACGATCGCATATCCTAAGATTCTTACCTCCAGGCATGAATTTGCATCTGAAGATGAACAGTCAAAACTAATTAACGAATCGATGTTGTTTCGTCTAAGAGTAGTTTCAAATAAACTAGAGTCTGTGATTTCGGCTTTGAGTGGTGGCTTCATTGAATTAGACTCTCGAACAGAGGGAAGTTATATCAAATTTAACCCAAAGGTAGAAAATGGTATTATGCAATCAATCTCAGAAAAGGATgctttgttattttttgatcatGTAATCACTAGAATTGAATCCAGCGTGGCACTACTGCATCTACGGCAACAGAGATCTTCAGGATTGGAGATATGTAGAAACGATAAATCATTTGGTCAGAGCAATATTTTTAGTATCGTTGATGAGCTTTTAGAAATAGTCAAAGTAGTTAGGGATCTATCAGCATGA
- the SYS1 gene encoding Sys1p produces the protein MVSIRRYLRIPNELKPSQIFKQDSLSPSKIGLQIVLLQIFYYTTATILFYCWGKLAGYDLEIKNWLFSWENIEFTNAYGLSLSLLWLLDSLVCVFFLTVIVGRSKLAWDFAITIHAINFIVVSFYTWELPSFSWFFLQVLSSLILIFLGTWTTRWKELRDTFFEGLVDSNEGQSQPTASSQEHSDHTLLGQSQIQLKDLESQI, from the coding sequence ATGGTTTCGATAAGAAGATACTTGCGCATACCGAATGAATTAAAACCGTCTCAGATCTTTAAACAAGATTCTCTTTCTCCTAGTAAGATTGGTCTTCAAATAGTCCTTTTAcaaattttctattataCTACTGCTAccattcttttctattGCTGGGGGAAACTAGCAGGTTACGATCTAGAAATCAAGAATTGGCTTTTCTCTTGGGAGAACATTGAGTTTACGAACGCTTATGGTCTTTCACTATCGCTGCTGTGGCTTTTGGACTCATTAGTAtgtgtcttctttttgacaGTTATTGTTGGTAGAAGCAAACTGGCATGGGACTTTGCCATTACCATACACGCCATTAATTTTATAGTGGTATCTTTCTACACGTGGGAATTACCTTCCTTTTCGTGGTTTTTCCTTCAAGTTTTGTCATCATTAATACTGATATTTTTGGGAACATGGACGACGAGGTGGAAAGAGCTTAGAGACACTTTTTTCGAGGGTTTAGTTGACTCTAACGAGGGACAAAGCCAACCGACCGCATCAAGTCAAGAGCATAGTGATCACACACTACTAGGCCAATCACAAATACAACTCAAAGATTTAGAGAGTCAAATATAA
- the COX16 gene encoding Cox16p encodes MSFGGKKFRSRKQQLAYEASLAGRYKRSLSKHPFLYFGLPFCATIALGSIWLSSFTAIKYERSDRKVQELNEEDILKMKNSQREFDIKEEYYRLQGLSEEDWEPVRVTRLKDESENVW; translated from the coding sequence ATGTCATTTGGAGGGAAAAAATTCAGATCGAGAAAACAGCAGTTAGCGTATGAAGCATCGTTAGCAGGACGATATAAAAGATCCCTGAGCAAGCACCCCTTCTTATACTTTGGTTTACCATTTTGCGCAACAATAGCACTAGGCTCTATTTGGTTATCAAGCTTTACAGCAATCAAATATGAGCGAAGTGATCGTAAAGTCCAGGAacttaatgaagaagatatattaaaaatgaagaataGTCAAAGAGAATTCGacataaaagaagaatactACCGTCTACAAGGTCTTTCAGAAGAGGATTGGGAACCTGTGCGTGTGACTAGATTAAAGGACGAATCAGAAAATGTTTGGTAA
- the OST1 gene encoding dolichyl-diphosphooligosaccharide--protein glycotransferase subunit OST1, with protein MKGAWFSWIAGLFLFYNVSLAAQYVPPATWENVDYKRTVDVSNAYISETIEITVKNIANEPATEYFAVFESDIFNKISFFSAYLSDKAFFLNSQLFVNSTTENSDEESNDTRYGIIEFPNAIPPQEEISFVIKNFYNTVGVPYPEHIGMSEEQHLLWETNRLPLSAYNTKKGSLKIIGSSSFEEFRPPNDESLIGKTTGKVFEFGPWENIPKLSNKERLAVVYSHNAPLNEVTNLKRDVWLSHWASTIQFEEYYELTNKAAKLTKGFSRLELMKQIQNQNIRETHFVTVLDMLLPNDATDHYFTDLVGLVSTSHAERDHFFIRPRFPLFGGWNYNFTVGWTNPLSDFLHISADSSEKYVASIPLLNGPLDTVYDNVELSIFLPEGAKIVDIDSPVPFTKVSVETQKSYFDLNKGHVKLTFQYRNLITQVANGQVLIKYDYSKNSFFKKPLSIACYIFAALMGFFFLKTLNLSLTN; from the coding sequence ATGAAAGGTGCTTGGTTTTCCTGGATAGCAGGATTATTCCTATTTTACAACGTGTCTTTGGCTGCACAATATGTACCACCTGCAACTTGGGAAAACGTTGATTACAAGAGAACGGTAGATGTATCAAATGCTTACATTTCTGAGACAATTGAAATAACCGTCAAAAATATAGCTAATGAACCGGCAACTGAGTACTttgctgtttttgaaagtgatattttcaataagatttcctttttctctgcTTATTTGAGCGACAAGgcctttttcttgaatagTCAGCTGTTTGTCAATTCTACTACGGAAAACAGCGACGAAGAGAGTAATGATACTAGATACGGGATTATTGAATTTCCAAACGCGATTCCTCCTCAGGAGGAAATTTCCTTTGTGATCAAGAATTTTTACAATACCGTTGGTGTTCCTTATCCCGAGCATATTGGAATGTCGGAAGAACAGCATTTACTATGGGAAACAAACAGATTGCCACTTTCTGCGTATAATACCAAGAAGGgttctttaaaaattatCGGTAGTTCTTCGTTCGAAGAATTCCGTCCTCCAAATGACGAGAGTTTAATAGGGAAAACTACCGGCAAGGTTTTCGAGTTTGGACCTTGGGAAAATATTCCCAAACTCTCTAACAAAGAAAGGTTGGCGGTCGTTTATTCTCATAACGCACCATTAAATGAAGTCactaatttgaaaagagatgtTTGGCTTTCCCACTGGGCTTCTACCATccaatttgaagaatacTACGAATTAACTAACAAAGCTGCAAAGTTAACTAAAGGATTTTCAAGATTGGAATTGATGAAGCAaatccaaaatcaaaacatcAGAGAAACTCACTTTGTTACCGTCTTAGACATGTTACTACCTAATGATGCTACTGATCATTATTTTACTGATTTGGTTGGGCTTGTTTCCACCTCACATGCAGAACGTgaccatttttttataagaCCAAGATTCCCCTTGTTTGGAGGCTGGAACTATAATTTCACAGTTGGCTGGACTAACCCATTGTCCGATTTCTTACATATATCTGCTGACTCAAGTGAGAAATATGTTGCTTCTATCCCATTGCTCAATGGCCCATTGGACACTGTATATGACAATGTTGAATTATCAATATTTCTTCCAGAAGGTGCAAAAATTGTCGATATCGATTCTCCTGTCCCCTTTACAAAGGTTTCTGTAGAAACGCAAAAATCATATTTTGACCTAAATAAGGGCCATGTTAAGCTGACTTTCCAATACAGGAATTTGATTACGCAAGTTGCCAACGGTCAAGTTTTGATTAAATATGATTACTCAAAGAattcgtttttcaaaaagccTCTATCCATTGCTTGCTACATTTTTGCGGCATTGATGgggttcttctttttaaaaacGTTGAATCTAAGTTTAACAAACTAA
- the AVT1 gene encoding Avt1p yields MPEQEPSNPNGRKRSEVHYISIPLNRGSEFSPDDATSQFQSDGFTTRRQSILDQPVGSFKGVNSISRFATSLRRANSFRNIELNADNERSFFKDTNDETYDPDTLAPAMDGRRLSVTLNSSGRPRISNAANNFDRISTASMAIHDDDYGSIQNSMIGDSGSILRPTASLTEMISGGAGRNYANNDMESIVVKRVEGVDGKVVTLLAGQSTGPQTIFNSINVLIGIGLLALPLGLRYAGWVLGFTLLSIFALGTFCTAELLSRCLDTDPTLISYADLGYAAFGSKGRALISALFTLDLLGSGVTLVILFGDSLNALFPQYSTTFFKIVSFFFITPPVFIPLSVLSNVSLLGILSTTGTVLVICCCGLYKASSPGSLLNPMETNMWPLDFKHLCLSIGLLSACWGGHAVFPNLKTDMRHPGKFKDCLKTTYKITSVTDIGTAVIGFLMFGNLVKDEITKNVLLTEGYPKFVYALISALMTIIPIAKTPLSARPIVSVLDVFMNVQQIDEADSPMKRRISKGLQLFNRIFINVVFVLIAISLPEFDKIIAFLGAGLCFAICLILPCWFYLRICKTTIKPWERMACYITICASVVLSTLGVGAAIIS; encoded by the coding sequence ATGCCTGAGCAAGAACCGTCAAATCCCAATGGTCGCAAACGCTCTGAGGTACACTATATTTCGATTCCTTTGAATAGAGGTTCAGAATTTTCACCAGACGATGCTACATCGCAGTTTCAATCTGATGGGTTCACGACTCGGAGGCAGTCTATCCTAGACCAACCAGTTGGCTCTTTCAAGGGTGTTAATTCTATAAGTCGATTCGCAACTTCATTGAGAAGAGCTAATTCGTTTCGTAACATCGAATTAAACGCAGATAATGAAAGATCGTTCTTCAAAGATACTAACGATGAAACGTACGACCCAGATACTTTGGCACCGGCTATGGACGGCAGGAGATTATCGGTCACCTTAAATAGTTCTGGTCGTCCACGCATCAGCAACGCGGCAAATAATTTTGACAGAATTAGTACAGCTAGTATGGCAATCCACGATGATGACTACGGATCCATCCAAAATTCTATGATTGGCGATTCTGGGTCAATACTACGCCCTACTGCTTCTTTAACTGAAATGATAAGCGGAGGTGCAGGGAGGAATTATGCGAATAATGATATGGAATCAATTGTGGTAAAAAGAGTGGAAGGCGTAGATGGTAAGGTCGTGACTTTACTTGCTGGTCAATCAACCGGCCCACAAACCATCTTCAACTCAATTAATGTGTTAATTGGCATTGGACTTTTAGCATTACCACTCGGATTGAGATATGCCGGCTGGGTTTTGGGATTTACCTTACTTTCTATTTTCGCTTTAGGAACTTTCTGTACAGCTGAACTTTTGTCCAGGTGTTTAGACACAGATCCGACTTTGATATCATATGCAGATTTGGGCTATGCAGCATTTGGTTCTAAAGGCCGTGCGTTGATTTCAGCTCTCTTTACGCTTGATCTACTTGGTAGCGGAGTGACCCTTGTGATCTTGTTTGGAGATTCTTTAAACGCTTTATTTCCTCAATACTCTaccacttttttcaagattgtttcattcttttttattacacCCCCAGTTTTCATACCATTGAGCGTTCTCTCTAATGTTTCACTTCTGGGTATCCTTTCAACAACAGGAACTGTATTGGTCATCTGTTGTTGCGGACTATACAAGGCATCTTCACCAGGCTCATTGCTCAATCCGATGGAAACAAACATGTGGCCATTGGACTTCAAGCATCTTTGCTTATCTATAGGATTGCTTAGCGCATGCTGGGGAGGACATGCAGTTTTCCCAAATTTGAAGACGGATATGAGACATCCAGGTAAATTTAAGGACTGTTTAAAAACAACTTATAAGATAACATCGGTCACTGACATAGGTACTGCCGTTATAGGTTTTTTAATGTTTGGTAATTTGGTTAAGGATGAAATTACCAAGAATGTTTTGCTAACGGAGGGATATCCGAAGTTCGTATATGCTCTAATTTCAGCACTTATGACAATTATTCCTATTGCCAAAACTCCTTTGAGTGCAAGGCCGATTGTTTCCGTGTTAGACGTTTTTATGAACGTGCAACAGATCGATGAAGCGGACAGCCctatgaaaagaagaatttcgAAAGGTCTTCAGCTATTCAATAGAATTTTCATTAATGTTGTTTTCGTTTTAATAGCTATAAGCCTCCCTGAATTTGACAAGATCATTGCGTTTTTGGGTGCAGGCTTGTGTTTCGCAATTTGTCTAATTTTGCCATGTTGGTTTTATTTAAGGATATGCAAGACTACCATCAAACCTTGGGAAAGAATGGCCTGTTACATAACAATATGTGCCAGTGTCGTGTTGTCTACATTGGGAGTTGGTGCTGCAATCATTTCTTAG